In Lysobacter lycopersici, a genomic segment contains:
- a CDS encoding GNAT family N-acetyltransferase — METIVFRDAVEADIPALVALVTSAYRGDASRAGWTTEADLLDGNRIDPEVLRGDILRADSRILLAERGGETLGCAHVCIEDGAGYFGMFAIRPDLQGAGLGKLLLAEAERVVREDWKLPAMRMTVIDVRDELIAYYERRGYRRTGIKKPFPATDPRFGIPLRNDLRFEVLEKNL, encoded by the coding sequence ATGGAGACGATCGTTTTCCGCGATGCGGTCGAAGCCGACATTCCCGCGCTGGTCGCGCTGGTGACCTCGGCGTACCGCGGCGACGCCAGCCGCGCCGGCTGGACCACCGAGGCCGACCTGCTCGACGGCAACCGGATCGATCCCGAGGTGTTGCGTGGCGATATCCTGCGCGCCGACAGCCGCATCCTGCTCGCTGAACGCGGTGGCGAAACGCTCGGTTGCGCGCATGTCTGCATCGAAGACGGCGCCGGCTATTTCGGGATGTTCGCGATCCGTCCGGACCTGCAGGGCGCAGGGCTGGGCAAGCTGTTGCTGGCCGAAGCCGAGCGCGTGGTGCGCGAGGACTGGAAGCTGCCGGCGATGCGCATGACCGTGATCGACGTGCGCGACGAGCTTATCGCCTACTACGAACGCCGCGGTTACCGCCGCACCGGGATCAAGAAGCCATTCCCCGCAACCGATCCGCGTTTCGGCATTCCCCTTCGCAACGACCTGCGTTTCGAAGTGTTGGAGAAAAACCTGTGA
- a CDS encoding non-heme iron oxygenase ferredoxin subunit, producing MSERWLRACAIGELLPGESTVAWDGDAPILVVNIDGDCYALDDRCTHEDFELSAGAFDPGSATIECVLHGSRFDVRDGRALNPPAYAPVRTYKTKIEDDSVWVRIDD from the coding sequence GTGAGCGAGCGCTGGCTGCGCGCTTGCGCGATCGGCGAACTGCTGCCCGGTGAATCGACGGTGGCCTGGGACGGCGACGCGCCGATACTGGTCGTGAACATCGACGGCGATTGCTACGCGCTCGACGACCGTTGCACGCACGAGGATTTCGAACTGTCGGCCGGCGCGTTCGATCCCGGTTCCGCGACCATCGAGTGCGTGCTGCATGGCTCCAGGTTCGACGTGCGCGACGGCCGCGCGCTCAACCCCCCGGCCTACGCGCCGGTGCGGACCTACAAAACGAAGATCGAAGACGACTCGGTCTGGGTCCGGATCGACGACTGA
- a CDS encoding catecholate siderophore receptor Fiu, whose product MSHIKSRKHGCNPFPIRSPLGIATLLTGSMLALPAAAQVAAPDGASDKARTLDTITVEGVRLKPSASSSKYTQPLQDTPQTIQVISSDLFNAQGATTLTDALRNTPGVGTFYAGENGNTSTGDAIYMRGFDTSNSVFVDGIRDLGSISRDVFNIEQVEVLKGPAGTDTGRSAPTGAINLVSKEARLAEAVSGTISAGTEGQKRGTADWSQMLGETSALRLNAMWQDSDVPGRDHVNNSRWGVAPSLGFGLDTDTRFWIDLLYVKQDNVPDGFVPTIGLPGWEPQAGMENLAGHPVDPENFYGTRADHDNVTAQMATLRFEHDFTGTLRLSNIARWGKTEQDYLLTSFMGTNANTVCADPADLSTCTLARSNPTLKAVENKILTDQLNLRADFATGGVGHNLSAGLEFAREEQFSPTVVVTNGSAWTPANLYDPDWNATGLTWARNGAHSRGETTTASAYLFDTLKFGERFLLTAGLRLDHYTTDYTANAVCTTATPVPRGGVACPTGTANGTIVSTADFSDSDNLLNWKLGAVFKPIEDVSLYADYAISQQPPGGANFQLSDAANSANNTAYDPQEAKTFEVGAKWSLLRDALALDLSLFDTTVSNEVISDGAGGYYQQGEKRVKGVELSAVGNITDDWSVSTGYTHQDAEVSEGPSIASDGSPNLTYTPGDAFTGWTTYRLPFGLTVGGGVRYTEGMHRGTDGAVGTPTFTKSWTVWDAIVSYAVNDSLTLRLNAYNLFDKQYVAAINKSGYRYTPGQPRSFMLSADFRF is encoded by the coding sequence ATGTCGCACATCAAGAGCAGGAAACACGGCTGCAATCCCTTCCCGATCCGTAGTCCCCTCGGCATCGCCACGCTGCTGACCGGCAGCATGCTCGCCCTCCCGGCGGCCGCGCAGGTGGCTGCCCCGGACGGTGCTTCCGACAAGGCCCGGACCCTGGACACGATCACCGTCGAAGGCGTGCGCCTGAAACCGTCGGCCTCGTCGTCGAAGTACACGCAGCCGCTGCAGGACACGCCGCAAACCATCCAGGTCATCAGCAGCGACCTGTTCAACGCGCAGGGCGCGACCACGCTGACCGACGCCCTGCGCAACACTCCGGGCGTGGGCACGTTCTACGCGGGCGAGAACGGCAACACCAGCACCGGCGACGCGATCTACATGCGTGGTTTCGACACCTCCAACAGCGTCTTCGTCGACGGCATCCGCGACCTCGGCAGCATTTCGCGCGATGTGTTCAACATCGAACAGGTGGAAGTGCTGAAGGGCCCGGCCGGCACCGACACCGGTCGCTCCGCCCCGACTGGCGCGATCAACCTTGTCAGCAAGGAGGCGCGGCTGGCGGAAGCGGTTTCCGGCACGATTTCCGCCGGGACCGAAGGCCAGAAGCGCGGGACCGCGGACTGGAGCCAGATGCTGGGCGAAACCTCCGCGCTGCGCCTCAACGCGATGTGGCAGGACAGCGACGTCCCCGGCCGCGACCACGTCAACAACAGCCGTTGGGGCGTTGCGCCATCGCTCGGCTTCGGCCTCGACACCGACACCCGCTTCTGGATCGACCTGCTTTACGTGAAGCAGGACAACGTGCCGGACGGCTTCGTGCCGACCATCGGCCTGCCGGGCTGGGAACCGCAGGCGGGCATGGAAAACCTCGCCGGCCACCCGGTCGATCCGGAGAACTTCTACGGCACCCGCGCCGACCACGACAACGTGACCGCACAGATGGCGACGTTGCGCTTCGAGCACGATTTCACCGGCACGCTGAGGCTGAGCAACATCGCGCGCTGGGGCAAGACCGAGCAGGATTACCTGCTGACCTCGTTCATGGGCACCAACGCGAACACGGTGTGCGCTGACCCGGCCGACCTCTCGACCTGCACGCTCGCGCGCAGCAACCCGACCCTGAAGGCGGTCGAGAACAAGATCCTCACCGACCAGTTGAACCTGCGCGCGGATTTCGCCACCGGCGGCGTCGGGCACAACCTCAGCGCCGGCCTCGAGTTCGCCCGCGAAGAGCAATTCTCGCCCACGGTCGTGGTCACCAATGGCAGCGCGTGGACGCCGGCCAACCTGTACGACCCGGACTGGAACGCCACCGGCCTGACCTGGGCGCGCAACGGTGCGCATTCCCGCGGCGAGACGACCACCGCGTCGGCCTATCTGTTCGACACGCTGAAGTTCGGCGAGCGTTTCCTGCTCACCGCCGGCCTCCGCCTCGACCACTACACGACCGATTACACGGCGAATGCGGTTTGCACCACCGCGACCCCGGTGCCCCGCGGCGGCGTCGCCTGCCCGACCGGAACCGCCAACGGAACCATCGTTTCCACCGCCGACTTCAGCGATTCTGACAACTTGCTCAACTGGAAGCTCGGCGCCGTGTTCAAGCCGATCGAGGACGTCAGCCTGTACGCGGACTACGCGATCTCGCAGCAACCGCCGGGCGGCGCGAACTTCCAGCTCAGCGATGCGGCGAACAGCGCCAACAACACCGCCTACGATCCGCAGGAAGCGAAGACCTTCGAGGTCGGCGCCAAATGGTCGCTGCTCCGGGACGCGCTGGCCCTGGACCTGTCGCTGTTCGACACCACGGTAAGCAACGAAGTCATCAGCGACGGTGCCGGCGGCTACTACCAGCAGGGCGAGAAGCGGGTGAAGGGCGTCGAACTCTCGGCGGTCGGCAACATCACCGACGACTGGTCGGTCTCGACCGGATATACCCACCAGGATGCCGAAGTGTCGGAAGGTCCGTCCATCGCTTCCGATGGTTCGCCGAACCTGACCTATACGCCGGGCGACGCCTTCACCGGCTGGACCACCTACCGGCTGCCGTTCGGCCTGACCGTCGGCGGCGGCGTCCGCTACACCGAGGGAATGCATCGCGGCACGGATGGCGCGGTGGGCACCCCAACGTTCACCAAGTCGTGGACGGTGTGGGACGCGATCGTGTCGTATGCGGTCAACGACTCCCTGACCCTGCGCCTCAATGCCTACAACCTGTTCGACAAGCAATACGTGGCCGCGATCAACAAGAGCGGCTATCGCTACACGCCGGGCCAGCCGCGCAGCTTCATGCTGAGCGCGGACTTCCGGTTCTGA
- a CDS encoding Fe2+-dependent dioxygenase: MLLHIPGILDTAQAARMRQRLESAQWTDGRETVGAQGAQVKRNLQLPDASPLRAELAAEVLAALAANPLYHAAVLPAKTMPPRFNRYEGGGEYGMHVDGAAMSLGDGEWLRSDVSCTLFLADPDSYDGGELIVSDTYGDHEVKLPAGDLIVYPSDSLHRVEPVTRGARLAAFFWVQSLVRDAQRRRLLLELDGGIQQLTASGGEREALLRLTGVYHNLLRQWAET, translated from the coding sequence ATGTTGCTGCACATCCCCGGCATTCTTGATACCGCGCAAGCGGCGCGGATGCGGCAGCGGCTGGAAAGCGCGCAGTGGACCGACGGCCGCGAGACCGTCGGCGCGCAGGGCGCGCAGGTCAAGCGCAACCTGCAGTTGCCGGACGCGTCGCCGTTGCGCGCGGAGCTCGCCGCGGAAGTGCTGGCCGCGCTCGCAGCCAACCCGCTCTACCACGCGGCGGTGCTGCCGGCGAAGACCATGCCGCCGCGGTTCAACCGCTACGAAGGCGGTGGCGAATACGGCATGCACGTCGACGGCGCGGCGATGTCGCTCGGCGACGGCGAATGGTTGCGCAGCGACGTATCGTGCACGTTGTTCCTCGCCGACCCCGACAGCTACGACGGCGGCGAACTGATCGTCAGCGATACCTACGGCGATCACGAGGTGAAGCTTCCGGCCGGCGATCTGATCGTCTATCCGTCGGACAGCCTGCACCGGGTCGAACCGGTGACGCGCGGCGCGAGGCTCGCGGCGTTCTTCTGGGTCCAGAGCCTGGTGCGCGACGCGCAACGCCGGCGCCTGCTGCTGGAACTCGACGGCGGCATCCAGCAACTCACCGCGTCGGGAGGCGAGCGCGAAGCGCTGCTGCGCCTGACCGGCGTGTACCACAACCTGCTGCGGCAATGGGCCGAGACCTGA
- a CDS encoding PepSY-associated TM helix domain-containing protein, translated as MNPNANAGKRGPAIFSHHKTYRWIRQIHLWIGAWGALAAVLYGSTGLVLNHRMGENAWPQGDSRDAGATTLQIPAEARTSPEQLSLWLQQAQHLDVQSIRKGGPGGRGGERGGDARQPPKWNLSGGTAADSWQLEYTPGSDSAELKRNHQSFLAAINRLHKTVGGGIGWRVLADSFAIAMVLLGLSGIWMWARGRSYRQMLLSVFCASSAAFLLVVIPALL; from the coding sequence ATGAATCCCAACGCCAATGCCGGCAAGCGCGGTCCCGCGATCTTCAGCCACCACAAGACTTATCGCTGGATCCGGCAGATCCATCTCTGGATCGGCGCCTGGGGCGCGCTCGCCGCGGTGCTCTACGGCTCCACCGGGCTGGTGCTCAACCACCGCATGGGCGAGAACGCCTGGCCGCAGGGCGACAGCCGCGATGCCGGCGCGACGACGTTGCAGATCCCGGCCGAGGCGCGCACGAGTCCCGAACAACTCTCGCTGTGGCTGCAGCAGGCGCAGCATCTCGACGTGCAATCGATCCGCAAGGGCGGCCCCGGAGGTCGCGGCGGCGAGCGTGGCGGCGATGCCAGGCAACCGCCGAAGTGGAATCTTTCCGGCGGCACCGCCGCCGATTCCTGGCAGCTCGAATACACGCCCGGCAGCGACAGCGCCGAATTGAAACGCAATCACCAGAGTTTCCTCGCCGCGATCAACCGCCTGCACAAGACCGTCGGCGGCGGCATCGGCTGGCGCGTGCTGGCCGACAGCTTCGCCATCGCGATGGTGCTGCTCGGCCTGTCCGGCATCTGGATGTGGGCGCGCGGCCGCAGCTATCGGCAGATGCTGCTGAGCGTGTTCTGCGCCTCGTCGGCCGCGTTTTTGCTGGTGGTGATTCCGGCGTTGCTCTAG